One window of Balearica regulorum gibbericeps isolate bBalReg1 chromosome 10, bBalReg1.pri, whole genome shotgun sequence genomic DNA carries:
- the RHO gene encoding rhodopsin, which produces MNGTEGQDFYVPMSNKTGVVRSPFEYPQYYLAEPWKFSALAAYMFMLILLGFPVNFLTLYVTIQHKKLRTPLNYILLNLAVADLFMVFGGFTTTMYTSMNGYFVFGVTGCYIEGFFATLGGEIALWSLVVLAVERYVVVCKPMSNFRFGENHAIMGVAFSWIMALACAAPPLFGWSRYIPEGMQCSCGIDYYTLKPEINNESFVIYMFVVHFMIPLTVIFFCYGNLVCTVKEAAAQQQESATTQKAEKEVTRMVIIMVIAFLICWLPYASVAFYIFTNQGSDFGPIFMTIPAFFAKSSAIYNPVIYIIMNKQFRNCMITTLCCGKNPLGDEDTSAGKTETSSVSTSQVSPA; this is translated from the exons ATGAACGGGACAGAAGGCCAAGACTTCTACGTGCCCATGTCCAACAAGACCGGGGTGGTGCGGAGCCCCTTTGAGTACCCCCAGTACTACCTGGCTGAGCCCTGGAAGTTCTCAGCGCTGGCTGCCTACATGTTCATGCTGATTCTGCTCGGCTTCCCTGTCAACTTCCTCACGCTGTACGTCACCATCCAGCACAAGAAGCTCCGGACACCTCTAAACTACATCCTTCTGAACCTGGCGGTCGCTGACCTCTTCATGGTCTTTGGAGGCTTCACGACCACCATGTACACTTCGATGAACGGGTACTTTGTCTTTGGAGTAACAGGGTGCTACATTGAAGGCTTCTTTGCTACACTGGGCG GTGAAATTGCTCTCTGGTCGCTGGTTGTCCTGGCCGTCGAAAGATACGTAGTGGTCTGCAAGCCCATGAGCAACTTCCGCTTCGGGGAGAACCATGCCATCATGGGCGTTGCCTTCTCCTGGATCATGGCCTTGGCGTGCGCAGCTCCCCCACTCTTCGGCTGGTCCAG GTACATCCCCGAAGGCATGCAGTGCTCATGCGGGATCGACTATTACACTCTGAAGCCAGAGATCAACAACGAATCTTTCGTCATCTACATGTTTGTGGTTCACTTCATGATCCCGCTGACggtcattttcttctgctatgGGAACCTGGTCTGCACTGTCAAGGAG GCTGCCGCCCAGCAGCAGGAATCTGCCACCACccagaaggcagagaaagaagtgaCCCGCATGGTCATCATCATGGTCATCGCCTTCCTGATCTGCTGGCTCCCCTACGCCAGCGTCGCTTTCTACATCTTCACCAACCAGGGGTCGGACTTCGGGCCCATCTTCATGACCATCCCGGCTTTCTTTGCCAAGAGCTCCGCCATCTACAACCCTGTGATTTACATCATAATGAACAAACAG TTCCGTAACTGCATGATCACCACCCTCTGCTGCGGCAAGAACCCGCTGGGCGACGAGGACACGTCTGCCGGCAAGACAGAGACCTCCTCCGTCTCCACCAGCCAGGTCTCTCCCGCGTAG